TATACAGGTTGTAAATTATGAATAATTTCCTGGTCCATGGGTAACGCTATAAATAGCCTGTTCATTCTATTTCCTCTATAATGCGGGGTACAACAAAATGGCTTTTTTCAAACTGCGGTGCAATATGTTCAACTTCTTCTACGGGTAATGATTCTTTAGCTATATCTTCTCTGAATACATTGGATAATGGCACTATGTGATCAGCAGGCTGTACATTGGCGGTATCAAGCTCATTTATCTTTTCAACATAGCGTATGATGTCTTCAAGCTGTGTGGTAAATTCCTGCTTTTCTTCTGCGGTCAGCTCTAATCGGGCTAATTCACATACTTTGTTAATTACGGATTCGTCAAAT
The sequence above is drawn from the Spirochaetota bacterium genome and encodes:
- the gatC gene encoding Asp-tRNA(Asn)/Glu-tRNA(Gln) amidotransferase subunit GatC; amino-acid sequence: MKFDESVINKVCELARLELTAEEKQEFTTQLEDIIRYVEKINELDTANVQPADHIVPLSNVFREDIAKESLPVEEVEHIAPQFEKSHFVVPRIIEEIE